The following is a genomic window from Hyphomicrobiales bacterium.
CTCATGCTCTGATGCCTGGAGGCGGCGAGCTCCTCGAAGATCGGGCACGCCACCCTCGTTTTCAGGGGCCTGATACCAGACGATCCCGGCACCGTTGCCGGTGGCGGGATCGCGATGCCGATCAGCGACGGAGGCCGAGGCGCTCGATCAGGCTGCGGTAACGGGCTTCATCCTTCCGCTTCAGGTAGTCGAGCAGCGAACGGCGCTGCGAAACCATCTTCAGCAGTCCGCGACGCGAGTGGTTGTCCTTCGCGTGAGTGCGGAAATGCTCGGTCAGATTGACGATGCGTGTGGTCAGGATCGCAACCTGCACCTCGGGAGAGCCGGTGTCGTTGGCAACCCGCCCATAATCCTTGAGGAGCTCTTGCTTGCGCTCGGCAGTAATCGACATCGATATCTCCTTGACGTTGGCCTGGCCGGGATGTCGTCCAGCAAGGTCTGTTGAGGCAGCACGCGTGCCGCATGCTGCCGTGCTATACACGAATTGCGTGGGAAAGCCAGCGTGAAGCGTGGTTCCGCTTGACGGCCGCTAAGATGGAAGCCGCTGCTCGGCGCTCACAATCCGCCTGACAGGTTGAAAACGCGCCGCGGCACGATCTCGCCGCCGGCGATGTCGGCGACGGCCACCAGGCGTCCCTGGCAGGTCACCGAAAGGGGCCCCTCGATGATCGGCGCATCGCGGCCTCGCAAGAGAACGCCCTGGCCGCGTGCCAGCCGCGCGGCATCGGGCCGGCTGACGGCGACCGAAGGCAGATCGTCCAACGCCGCGTCCACCGGAAGAACGGCCGAAAGCGCCTCACCGGGCGCCTCTTGTCCGGCCTTCTGGAGATCTTCAAGGGATATGGAGCGATCGGTCATGAAGGGGCCGACCCGCGTGCGCCGCAGCGCGGCGACGTGGCCGTAGCAGCCGATGGCAAGGCCGAGGTCGCGGGCGATGGCGCGGACATAGGTGCCCTTGCCGCATTCCGCCTCGAACACGCTGTGGTCCGGTGTGTGGCTGACGAGCGTAAGCCGGTCGATCCTGACCGGCCGTGCCTGGAGTTCGACCACCTCGCCGCCGCGCGCCAGGTCGTAGGCGCGCTCGCCGGCGATCTTGATCGCGGAGAAGCGTGGCGGCACCTGCATGATGTCGCCGCTGAAGCGTGGCAGCACGGCCAGGATGGCGGCCTCGTCCGGGCGCGCCTCACTGGTCGCGGTGACGCTGCCCTCGGCGTCGTCCGTATCGGTCTGGCTGCCCCAGGCCACCGTGAACTGGTACGCCTTGCGGCCGTCCATCACGAAAGGAACCGTTTTCGTCGCTTCACCCAGAGCAATCGGCAGGAGGCCCGAGGCAAGGGGATCGAGCGTGCCGGCATGGCCGGCCTTCTTCGCCTGCAGGACCCGCTTTACGACGGCTACCGCATGGGTCGAGGTCATGCCGACAGGCTTGTCGAGCACCACCCAGCCGTGCACGTCGCGTTTGCGGCGCGGGGGCTGCTGGCCACGGCCCGAAGAGGGCGTGGCGGGCGAGGGCGGGAAGCTGGGGGGCTCGTCGGCGATGTCGCTCATCGTGGCGCGCTCAAGGGGTCTCATCATCATCTGCTTTTGAGGGGCGGGCATAGGGGTGTGAGTTCATGCCATCCGGTCCCGCATCGTCGTCGTCATCCTCGCCCGGATGCGAGGAGAGGTCGGCCTGCACTTTGTGGGAATGCAGCAGGCTGTCGATGCGAGCCGCCTCGTCGAAGCTCTCGTCGAGGCGGAAGCGGATATCGGGCATGAATTTGATGCTGAGGCGCCGTGACAGCTCGCCGCGCAGGAAGCGGCGATGGCGCTGGAGGGCTTCGACCACCGCCTTCTCGTCCTTGCCGCCGAGGGGCATGACATAGATCGTCGCCAGCTTGAGATCCGGCGACATCCGCACTTCGGGAATGGTGATCACATGTGAAGTGACGACGTCGTCGATCAGATCGCCGCGCGTCAGTATCTCGGCCATCGCATGGCGGACGAGTTCGCCGACGCGCAACGCGCGTTGGCTCGGGCCTGGGCCCGTGTCGAATCTCTTTTTTGGCATAGTTCCCTACCCCCGGGGTCGGACCGGGCTCTTCAAAGCCTGCTTCATCCCCGATCCCATGTAGCGGTCATCGTGCTACGGGCCTCTGGACGACGCGGTTTCGTGTTCCAAGACAAGCTTCCCAACACGACCATGCGTAGGCTCACGCCTGGTCGTGTCAGGGGACGGCGCGTCCGATCAAAGCGTGCGCTTGATCTCTTCGACGCGATAGCACTCGATGAGATCGCCGGCGCGCATGTCCTGATAATTCTCGAAGGCCATGCCGCATTCCTGGCCGGCGACGACTTCCTTCGCATCGTCCTTGAAGCGCTTGAGCTGGCTGAGCTTGCCTT
Proteins encoded in this region:
- the rbfA gene encoding Ribosome-binding factor A → MPKKRFDTGPGPSQRALRVGELVRHAMAEILTRGDLIDDVVTSHVITIPEVRMSPDLKLATIYVMPLGGKDEKAVVEALQRHRRFLRGELSRRLSIKFMPDIRFRLDESFDEAARIDSLLHSHKVQADLSSHPGEDDDDDAGPDGMNSHPYARPSKADDDETP
- the rpsO gene encoding 30S ribosomal subunit protein S15, with the protein product MSITAERKQELLKDYGRVANDTGSPEVQVAILTTRIVNLTEHFRTHAKDNHSRRGLLKMVSQRRSLLDYLKRKDEARYRSLIERLGLRR
- the truB gene encoding tRNA pseudouridine synthase B; translation: MPAPQKQMMMRPLERATMSDIADEPPSFPPSPATPSSGRGQQPPRRKRDVHGWVVLDKPVGMTSTHAVAVVKRVLQAKKAGHAGTLDPLASGLLPIALGEATKTVPFVMDGRKAYQFTVAWGSQTDTDDAEGSVTATSEARPDEAAILAVLPRFSGDIMQVPPRFSAIKIAGERAYDLARGGEVVELQARPVRIDRLTLVSHTPDHSVFEAECGKGTYVRAIARDLGLAIGCYGHVAALRRTRVGPFMTDRSISLEDLQKAGQEAPGEALSAVLPVDAALDDLPSVAVSRPDAARLARGQGVLLRGRDAPIIEGPLSVTCQGRLVAVADIAGGEIVPRRVFNLSGGL